The Bacillaceae bacterium IKA-2 DNA window TCCAACTTGTATTAGAATTACGATTGGTAGTTCGAAACAAAATGAAGCAATTATATCCCACCTTACGAAATACCTTAAAGAGGAAGTTTAAAAAGTCGGCTAATACAAGCTCGCGAACTCATCGTCGGCTCTGATTATCCTCCTTTTTGAACCCGTACTTAAATAGCACTTTGGAGGGAGCATCTAGAATTGAATAAACGGAAAGTAGCAGTCATAGGATTAGGGTTAATTGGTGGATCGATCGCTTTAGCGATAAAGAAAGAACATTCAAACTGTCTTGTGTTTGGATATGATATCAAAGAAGATCAAGCAAAGATGGCAAAATCATTAGGCGTTATTGATGAAATTGTTGATAATATTGAAGCTGCAGTTGCCGATGCGGACTTAATCATCCTAGCAACACCTGTTACGAAAACAGAAGAGCTACTCCTAGAGTTAGTAAACTATGAATTAAAGCCAGCGGCAATTATTACAGATGTAGGTAGTACAAAACAAAATATTGTTGCAAAATCACTTGGATTAGCGACGAAAAATGTAACTTTTATTGGTGGACATCCAATGGCAGGTTCCCATAAAACAGGAGTAGCAGCAGCCAAGGCCCACCTTTTTGAAAATGCTTTTTACATAATAACACCTTCAAGTGAAACGAATATGAATAAGGTTATACACTTGCAAAATTGGTTAAAAGGAACAAAAGCGAAGTTTATTGAAATGACGCCTCAGCAACATGATCAATTAGTTGGAATTATTAGTCATTTTCCGCATCTTATTGCTGCAAGTCTTGTTCATCAAGTAGCGAATATTCAAAAAGATGAACCGCTGTTGGCTGAATTAGCAGCGGGTGGTTTTCGTGACATTACTCGAATTGCGTCGGCTAGTCCAATCATGTGGCGTGATATCCTTATACAAAATAAAGAAATATTGCTTTCGCTCTTAAGCAGGTGGGAAAAAGAAATGGAACACGTAAAGGGTCTGATTGAGCGAGCCGATGATAAAAATATTTTTGAATACTTTCAAACGGCAAAGACTTTTCGTGATCAATTACCAACCAAGCAAAAAGGTGCGATACCGTCTTTTTATGATTTATTTGTTGATGTTCCTGACCACCCAGGGGTCATTTCCGATGTAACAGCAATACTAGCTAAAGAACAAATAAGCATTACAAACATTAGAATTCTAGAAGCTCGTATGGATATAATGGGTGTTTTAAGGTTAAGTTTCCGCTCCGATCCAGACCGAGACCGAGCCTTAATTTGTTTAACAGACAATCTTTACGAAACATACATCAGCACTTAATAAGAAAAGCGGAGGCGGCTGTTCAGATCCGAAAAAACTGGAGGCTGCACCTCAAAAGGCGCATTATGCCTTTTAAGGTGGAGGTGAAGTTTACGAGGATCTAGACGCCCTAGCTAGACAAAGAAAAGCGGAGGCGGCTGTTCAGATCCGAAAAAACTGGAGGCTGCTTGTTCAGACACTCGAAAGAAAGGTGTGTTTACGATGACGAAAAAGATTGTGACACCAGTTCATTGTTTACAAGGGGAAATAAAAGTGCCAGGTGATAAATCCATCTCTCACAGGGCCGTTATGTTCGGGTCGATTGCAAACGGCAATACAACTATAGAAGGTTTTTTGCCAGGTGAAGATTGTTTAAGTACAATTGCATGCTTTGAAAAACTTGGTGTAAAAATTGAACAAACTGAAGATAAAGTTGTTATTTATGGAAATGGTTGGGATGGACTAAAGGAGCCTGATCAAATTTTAGATGTAGGCAATTCAGGTACGACGACTAGACTGATGTTAGGGATTTTAGCGACAAGGCCATTTCATTCAGTTGTTATTGGTGATGATTCGATTGCTAAACGACCGATGGCTCGAGTTACAAAGCCATTAAAAGAAACTGGGGCTATGATTGATGGGCGCTGTGAAGGTAATTACACACCACTGTCAATTCGCGGCGGTCAAACAAAAGGAATTACCTATTCATCACCTGTTGCTAGTGCTCAAGTTAAGTCAGCAATTTTGCTAGCCGGTCTACAAAGTGAAGGAGTTACAACTGTTACTGAGCCCCATAAATCAAGAGATCATACGGAAAGAATGTTAAAAGCTTTTGGAGTTCAGTTACAAGAAGACCAAACAACAGTGTCAGTTCGTGGGGGACAAATATTAACGGGCCAACATATCGTTGTGCCAGGTGACATATCCTCAGCGGCGTTCTTTTTAGTAGCTGGTGCGATTGTTCCAAATAGTAATATAACGTTAACGAATGTAGGTATTAATGATACAAGAACAGGAATTATTGATGTTCTTAAAAAGATGGGTGCAAAGTTACAGATAACTAATGAACGTGTCATTAATGAAGAAAAAATGGCTGATCTAATGATCTCCACCTCTGATTTAAGCGGAATTGAAATTAGTGGCGAAATTATCCCACGCTTAATTGATGAAATTCCTGTCATTGCTGTTTTGGCAACGCAAGCAAATGGGATAACCGTTATTAAGGATGCACAAGAACTTAAAGTAAAAGAAACGAATCGAATTGATACAGTGGTAAGTCAATTAAAAAAACTTGGAGCAAAGATTGAAGCTACCGAGGATGGAATGATCATT harbors:
- a CDS encoding prephenate dehydrogenase, yielding MNKRKVAVIGLGLIGGSIALAIKKEHSNCLVFGYDIKEDQAKMAKSLGVIDEIVDNIEAAVADADLIILATPVTKTEELLLELVNYELKPAAIITDVGSTKQNIVAKSLGLATKNVTFIGGHPMAGSHKTGVAAAKAHLFENAFYIITPSSETNMNKVIHLQNWLKGTKAKFIEMTPQQHDQLVGIISHFPHLIAASLVHQVANIQKDEPLLAELAAGGFRDITRIASASPIMWRDILIQNKEILLSLLSRWEKEMEHVKGLIERADDKNIFEYFQTAKTFRDQLPTKQKGAIPSFYDLFVDVPDHPGVISDVTAILAKEQISITNIRILEARMDIMGVLRLSFRSDPDRDRALICLTDNLYETYIST
- the aroA gene encoding 3-phosphoshikimate 1-carboxyvinyltransferase, producing the protein MTKKIVTPVHCLQGEIKVPGDKSISHRAVMFGSIANGNTTIEGFLPGEDCLSTIACFEKLGVKIEQTEDKVVIYGNGWDGLKEPDQILDVGNSGTTTRLMLGILATRPFHSVVIGDDSIAKRPMARVTKPLKETGAMIDGRCEGNYTPLSIRGGQTKGITYSSPVASAQVKSAILLAGLQSEGVTTVTEPHKSRDHTERMLKAFGVQLQEDQTTVSVRGGQILTGQHIVVPGDISSAAFFLVAGAIVPNSNITLTNVGINDTRTGIIDVLKKMGAKLQITNERVINEEKMADLMISTSDLSGIEISGEIIPRLIDEIPVIAVLATQANGITVIKDAQELKVKETNRIDTVVSQLKKLGAKIEATEDGMIIYGPTKLKGAQVASFGDHRIGMAMAVAGFVAEGETAIEAIEAIDVSYPNFFAHLEKLI